TCCATTTCAAGGAAATCATCCATCAGATCGGTCTGAGATGAAAGGCCTATACGATTTTGTGCAGTGGTGTTTTCATTCTTAAATTGATCTGATTCTGTAATTGAAGCAGATGGCCATGAGTCATAATGCTTTGGTTCACCTTCATTTGTCTCCCAGCCTCCAAACTTGTGCATATCATTTTCAACCACCAATAGCTTCTCTCCACTATCTGACATGCTATCTGTGAAAGACTCTGCGCAAACTGAAGAGTAAGTCAATGATCTGCGATCGTTAGCAGAGAATGTCTTGCGAGCCATGGCATTAAGTCTCCGGCACTCAGCTTCAAGTTTAGCCACCTTATTTATACTCTCCAAATGTTGCTTGCTTGCTGTTTCGGCAGCTTCGGTACTCAAATCCCTTTCAAAGGTTTTGAATTCTAGTTCCTCGAGTCGAGATTGCAGTTCAATTTTAAGACTTGAATTCTCCCTCTCCACATCCTCAAGCCTCTGCAGAAGACCAGAATTAACTGATGTAGCAGCGTCTTCTTTAGCTGTTTGAAGTTGAGCCTCAAGCTCAGCAACTTTCCACTCAAAATCGGGTCTTTCGGATTCCCAATTACAAGAGGTATTTGCAACAGGTTCATGGATATTTTGCTCTTTCTCTTCTCTAGCTTGTCGAAGCTGCCTCATACAATTCTTTAATTCCTCATTAAGATGACTAATTTGGTCTTCAAGAACCGCATTCTTCTGTTTTGCAACGTCAAGTTCTTGTTTTAAAGTCAATACTTCATTTTCAGCCTTCTCCCAGCCTAAATATAATCAATCAGCTATGTTTAGATAATTTTAGGTATTCATTTTTCGATAAACCATGATGGAGACAGAACTTGAACAAATACAACAATCAGAGCAAGAAACACCAAAGGAGATTGCAATGCCATGCCTCAATAGCTTTCTCACTAGCTAAAATTGTCTGCTAAATCAAGGATAGTTACAAGATGACCAGGCAAAACATACCTGAGACAGCTTCTTCAGCAACTTTGGCATTCTGCTTTACCAGTTCTTCTTTGGCACTAATGTCTAAGAGAGCAGCAGATAATTTTTCTGTTAGAGTATCCACATCAGTAACAACCTCTTCATTTGATGCAGCTTTGGACATCACTTCCGGAAATGGAGCAGTTTGAGTTGCATATTCCTATAGAGCATGGCGAAATCATCAGATTCGTAATTTTCTGTTTCAAACTTGCAACGATTTGAAAATCTGACATCTCATACTTAAAAGAAGACCAGACAGAACTCATGGTCAGATCAAGCAATGAAATAAACAATTATTTCAGTTTACTATAAACTTAGTGTAAGTTTCGTTCCACTTTTGAGGGAACCAAAAATAATCCCGGAGGTATATAGTTGATATtgacatgtttgaatgttctctagtagaattgattttacCTTTAGAATTTATCGTTCAGTTCACTTCTACGTAAATGTATCCAAATTTAAAGCACTTCACATTTAACTCACGTTAAACTAAAGTCAATTTTACAGTATCGATTCAATCACAATCAATTTATGCCACCACAGAACCATACACAcaatttgagcctaaaaatcAATTGTAGAGGTAAACATTcccaatttcagcttcaagttagaatcaatcatgaagaaaaaaatcaattttactcaAAAGCATCCAactatgtcaaaatcaattctacccctctaaataaaattttgtctcATTTAAAAGGGCAACACACTAAAACTACAACAATCTTGACTTTCCAAAAATGGCTATTAGTTACTACTACTACactgaaaaatcacaaaataccTAGGACTAGGACCCCTCATTCCTACATTAAAAATAAAGGATGGAGACAAATATGATGAAACcatgaaaatatacaaaatagaAGCTAACAATGCATGAATATGATGGTAACCAAAAAAGAGGTACCTGATTATCATCATATAATGATTCAGAAGTCTCATCAGTTTGAGCAGAACTTTTCTCAAATGACTTACTGTGCCACATCCAACTCCTTCGTTCCATCTATAATTAATCTGAAAAAGAATTGTAAAGTTAGAAAGTTCAGAACTTGACCTGATGCtaataaaaaagtaataatatataaaagaagaTTTTAACCAAGAAAAAGTAAGTTGAATGAAAATTTGCTTAGAATTCACTTTGCAATACAATGATAGTCATAATCATAGCTACCTAGATTTGAACGTTAATGTGGAGTGAAAGGAATGAGAGTTACAGAGTGTCTATTTCTTTACACTCAAAATATTGAGTCTCCCCAATTTTACGCCAAGGTGAATTGGGGAGTGAGTTAAGAAATATAAAGGCATATCTTGTGTATCACACTAtcaattgattaaaaaaatacacaaaaaacaagaagaaaaaaggtaCTACTAGAATGAAGAAGACAAGGAAACAATGGAAGGAATGTCAGAAAAACAAAGAACATCATGGGAGGGAgggaaggaaggaaggaaggatTGAGGATATGATTGAAAAAGGGGACAGAGTAGGGAATCTTGGTAGGACCATTTCTGGATTTGGCTCTCAAAAGTCCACCGTTagtatatataaacataaatcgGTTAATTATTGGTCTGTTAAGATGTCTCACATCAGATCCGATATGAGATTGTTTGAATTCTAAGattatttttactttaaaaataattttgtacgatTAAGTTAGATTCAACTCTCCATCCTAACATGTTATTTTCAAGTACCTATAGACTTCACAAGGCGCGTAGTTCCCGCTCATTAGTCCTATAATTTGGCTACTtccaattaaatatgttatattccttttgttgtgtttttgttgCTATTGGTATGTGTGGTATATAATTAGATCGGATTACTGTACTGATTTGCATTATTTGTACCTGGCTCTGTAACTCTGTTGTTTCTGTGCAATGCAAACTGGAATTGTAATTTTGAAATCACTCATCGATTtcaaaattagtaattagaaGTTCAGCTTATAAATGTACTTTCAGATTATTTAACTTCTTATTAAGTTATTAACTGCAAGGCTGTTGCCCtcatccttataaaaaaaaaactttttattaacTACATCAACTTCTACAattatttatgataaataattgagatcaaaataaaatattagtaCCAATTATTTGACGGCGCTTCCAATTAGAGCACCTCCAAGGGAGGTGATTTTGAATTGCGTCTGCCACATGTCATAAGAAAAAGTAGCTATTCACTATTTTGACATGAAATGAGTTTCGCCATCTGTAATTTGTTGCATGTTGAAGCAACAGACCTTGTCTATCTTTGacaataaaacaatattatttttctttgttttaaataaatagaagtagtaaaccaaaaataaataaatagaagtaaaataaaatataaatatatgaggTAAAATGGTGGGGACTAATATAAGTTTTTAAGGGTTGCACtattaaagtaaaaaataagtgaGTTGCTTCAAAGTGACGTGACTCTAATGAGATTCACAAAATACTTTTGTGATGGGTGCATCGGAGATGCTCTTGTAAATTCAATTACCAATTTTGTTTTACATGTATGTATAGTAAGAAAGTAGTTTCCTCAACAAAATAGCACCTAAGGGCTAAGGAAGGATTACACTGATCGATACATTCCTAGTGTTTAGTGTATACTCCaatatcaattttaatatttgatttatttttaatggCCAAACCAATTAATATGAAAGTTAATGTACTATGATCAACAAGAATACGTGGTccttttgttttcaaaaaagaaTACGTGGTCCTTTTGtcgaaaaaaaagaaaaaataatactcGTGGTCCAAATTGGCCACCACCATTAACTTTGGCCGAGGACATAGGTTGCcaacatttgatattttgaatcTTGTGATGATTAAGAGGGACGCACCCAGGAATCTATAAAATGAGGGGTCggaataactaaataataaatattaaataaataataattgtaatagtatttaaatatactcaataaaaaataaaaatacatcacattgtttatctaaattgtagacgacattgctctatatcataaaattcatcaacaactgaatttgtattaaattttttagcaaTTCTTCTCTCGGTTTTAAGTAATcacataattagtttgaaattcattttctatcttgtttctcaacctatttttcacaatcttcatagcagAAAATAATCTCTCACTTGTAGCAAACAATCAGAACTAACTCAATTGAATTTAGACTTTAGTAgtgtataatataatatatatatatatatatatatatatatatatatatatatatatatatatatatatatatatatatatatatatatatatatatatatatatatatatattatcaaaatattttaaagtaaattgttacaattactatgtTGTGGGTACATGTTTTGCACCAAACGGTAGTTACTAATCTTTAATCAcatctctcaaatatcaatttatatgtacatatgtatcaagaacaaatatatggaaaaaaaatatgacaagagGGGGGAGGGctcagcccctacttgccccccCTTATGTCCGTCCCTGATGATTAATATTAACAAATTTGCAGTTGTTTTGAGAACTTCATTTTGATGATAAGCAACGCGTAGTAAAGTAATAGAGAATAGACATGTGAGTGAGTATGTCCGATTTCACGTTGTAATTGTGTCATTATGTCACGCAGTAACAACTTTCGATCGTCTGATTTAAATTGAGGACTGAGATCATTTCATTGTATAATTTGACTATGTGATTTATACCATCTGTTCTCAAATCAACAACTAATATTCAATACTGCGTTGTACTGTCTGAAATATCAACTACAGACAATCATGGATCGAACCACCTCCTTCTCAAACTCCTTCAACGTTTCAACCATTTACCACTAAGCTACACCCTCGGAAACAcaaccaaataataataataataatagagtttaattgatatgcaccgatggtgtaaaatagttttacacgatcgtccaataaacaaccaccattttgccatgtcatatcaaaaAAATGGGGTGAAGTGGgatgatgtggcggaaaacatggttgatattgattgacggtgtaaagtgtttataaattaaatccataataataataataataaaataaggatgtgtaacaaaaataaaaatatttaaggaTGAAATAAAATTGCAATTCTGAAATAAAGTTGCCATTCTGAATTCCGAACCGTTAAATCTAATGAATCTAatgatttttaaatatttatgtcCATTGATACCCACTGAATGGTTGATTAATGTTAGCCATTCAATGTATTTTATCAATTAAGAAAACCAATTGCACCATTTATAATACACACTCatcatttaaattaatttaacaaattTCAACCTTTCAAAgggtggaaaaaaaaacaaaagaaagcaaaataataaataaactgaattttaatttttgaggTCAGAAAATGAAAGCAATGCAGAACCCTAATCTACCACCTGTGTATGAATGAGTTGTGATAGAGACATATACgtatttttcttttctgaaGAAGAGTATTTGTTGTATCTATCGTTGTATATTGTATTGTATTAAAGTACTACAGGTTCATTGTTTCATACATTTGGCAGAGTAAGAAATTAAGCGCgaaatgaagaaaacaacaaaacgTCCTTCCAAGAAATCATTCCCCGTCGAAAATGGAAATGCCTCTCCTTCCAACCCGCAACCGTATAATTTGTTCCTATATTATATGCATTCATTCATTGCGCACATTCAAATTTATattctaattaattattattattattcatgtATTCAATTCAATTGAAGAAGATTTTCTTAGATTTGTTTATTTATGATTGTggctattttatttattataataattttgttataggGGTGATGGTGGAGAAAGAACGGTGAAAAAGGTAAAATTATCGAAGGCACTCACAATCCCTGATGGAACAACGGTTACTGATGCATGTAGACGAATGGCGGCTCGTCGCGTCGATGCTGTTCTGTTAACTGATTCCAGTGCTCTTCTTTCAGGAATTTTAACTGATAAggtttctttttatatatttaccATATACTGTATCATTCtattttgtataattaattttttatatcatttatttattcattcaacTTCAATGttcaatgttttgtttgttattgTATTGTCAGGATGTTGCTACTAGAGTTGTTGCCGAGGGGTTGTCACCGGATGTCACAACCGTGTCCAAAGTTATGACACGGAATCCTATCTTTGTTACATCCGATACACTCGCTATTGATGCTCTTCAGAAGATGATTCAGGgtcagttagttagttagttactcAAATTAGCATATAAACCTTTAATTTTGGATTTTATTGTGctttctttgatatttttttctaatcAATTGGATTATATGTGGTTTTGGACATAGATTTCAGCAATGTTTATGCTATGGCAGGATCAATATTAAAGTCTATACATACCTCCgaatataaaaaatgtcatttttacACAAAACGTTGACACTAGGCATCGTATAGTATACGAgatttttgttacattttgacATGAATCCTGCATGATAAAAGGCTCGTGACTTGTTGTGACAATGATGAAAGGCAATCGGTTATAGGGAATTTTTTTGTACAGTTGTCTAGGTGAAGAgtcttttgatattttagatgACCAAAATTTAAGTGTGTTTATCTTTTCTTCACACAGTTTAGAATTTAGAACCTTGAATGGAGACTATTTGCGATTAGGGCTTTGTCGTTTTATCTGAATCCCGGTGTTGAGTGTGTCTATAAACACGTTCCAGCATTTCAATTTCTTTGTATTTGGAGCAAAGTAATACGGAGACTAAATATGGAAATTCAGCCTTAACTAATAACTCGGGGCTTAGAGTTTGGACTTTGGAGACAACTCTGTTGCCTTGAACGAATAACTATGTACAAGATTACAGCTCACACTATTTACCtacatgaatttaaaaagtgaccAATTGTTCT
This portion of the Trifolium pratense cultivar HEN17-A07 linkage group LG3, ARS_RC_1.1, whole genome shotgun sequence genome encodes:
- the LOC123916312 gene encoding filament-like plant protein, encoding MERRSWMWHSKSFEKSSAQTDETSESLYDDNQEYATQTAPFPEVMSKAASNEEVVTDVDTLTEKLSAALLDISAKEELVKQNAKVAEEAVSGWEKAENEVLTLKQELDVAKQKNAVLEDQISHLNEELKNCMRQLRQAREEKEQNIHEPVANTSCNWESERPDFEWKVAELEAQLQTAKEDAATSVNSGLLQRLEDVERENSSLKIELQSRLEELEFKTFERDLSTEAAETASKQHLESINKVAKLEAECRRLNAMARKTFSANDRRSLTYSSVCAESFTDSMSDSGEKLLVVENDMHKFGGWETNEGEPKHYDSWPSASITESDQFKNENTTAQNRIGLSSQTDLMDDFLEMERLAALPDTESVSSFFVVNTGTDTMNAEVEALVQKNAALENKLAKMEADKFELEMDLNECQKQLEASQSRLKEVELEVIELQNQLSLANKSNEEAYEELKAAQIKNEKAESKLRAAQTEAEELISKICSLEEEIEKERALSAENLAECEKLEDELLRMKQETQLQQDTKILHREGVDTELMFKQEKELALAASRFSECRKTIESLGQQLKSLATLEDFLLDSENNVELSSDLTPHDPQDGGEQFKLHNSDLSSLERDSESPTSLNLSSFGKSHFSFGRFYSTKA